The Streptomyces tubercidicus DNA segment GCGAGCTGTGCTTTGGCCTGGTCGTAGGCGTCCTGTTCGCGGTTGAGGGTGGTGATCCAGGCCGGCTGTTCGGGAGGCGGGGCCTGGGCGTCGACCTGTTCGCTGGGCCGGTTGACGACCTGCCAGGTGGCGCCGCCGTCGTGACCGCTGAACCAGGACCGTCGGGTGATCTCGTCCAGAGTGCTCAGCCAGTCGGGGTCGTCGAGCTGGTCGGGGTTGCCGTGGAACAGGGCGCGGACTTGGTTGGCGAGACGGTCGCCGGGGGTCTGGCGGGCGACGAGCGCGGCGACGGCGTCGGCGGTGCTGTGGCCGATCGCTACCTTGACCTCCCGGCCGGCGGGCCGATCGGGGTCGTCGGGGTGGCCGCCCTCGCGGTTCCAGGGGATGCCGAGGGCGGTGCCGACGTACCTGGTCCGGGTGAGGGTGTCGGGCATGTCCTCGGGGGCAGCCCAGCCCAGGGCCCGGAGCACGTCGGCGGGGCTGTCCGGGCCGGCGTCGGGGGGCAGCAGGCCCTCGATGTTCCGGGCGGTGTGGAGGATGTCGGCGTCGTCGTCGCTGTACCAGCCGATCACGCAGTAGCTGACGGCGCACGGCGGCGGGTAGTTGTCGTTGCCTTTGAGGTCGGCGAGGGTGTCGTGGAAGAGGAAGACGTCCTCGTGGTAGGGCGCGAAGGCGGCGAAGGCGGGCAGGCCGCTGCCGATCGCGGTCAGGAACAGCGGCCGGGCGGGCGGTTCCTGCCAGGGGCCGTCGGCCAGGGGGTGGGCGCGGCCGATGTAGTCGGCACGGGGTGCCTCCTTGGGCGACCTGGGGTCGACGAACGGCGTGAACGCCGAATTCGCGGGCCCGCCGTCGGCCTTCTCCAGATAGTCGCTGTGGACCAGGAATCCGGCGGCCTTCAGCTCGCCGCGCACCTGCGCGTAGCGGATCACCAGCCAGCGGTTGGGTACCAGCGGGAAGGTGCTGACGCCGGTGGCGGGGTCGATCGCGCCGGTGGCCAGTGCCTCGGGCAGCTGCCACTGCACGTGGATGCCCTCACCGGGGTTGCCGTCGGAGTGCTGGATGGACGGCTCGGCGTTGTGGCGGTGCTCCTTGTCGAACGTCCAGGGGTACTTCGGGGCCCAGCGGCGGAAGTCGTCGTACTCGTTCACGGCGCGGGTGGCCAGCAGCGCGTGGACCTCGACGGGGACGATCAGGTCGGTGTCGGTCATCGGGCGGTCTCCTGGCCAGGTGCGGCATCGAGGGTCAGACGTTGTTCGATGGGGGCGTTGACGAGTTGCAGGGCGAACTCGCCCGGTGCCAGGTCGCGCAGGTCCGGATCGAGGGCGGCGGCCAGCGCGGGCACCAGCCCCCGATCGCCGCGCAGGGCCAGGACATCCGGGCCGTCCCCGTCGGGCGACCGCAGGTGGCGGGTGAGCAGCTTCTTGTCGGCCGGGTAGTCACGGCCCAGCGAGTAGCCGAGCCCCGGGTCCGCACCCGTTCGGTGCTGGCGCAGGCTGAGGAAGCTGATGTCCTCGTTGTCGTCGCGCTCTTCGCCGTCGTCGGTCTTGTTGCCGTCGATGCCGAAATGGATGCCCTGACCAGGCTCCCGGATGACGACCTCGTCGGGCAGGGCATCCAGGAGCAGCAGCAGGGTGTCGGGGGCGAGGTGGTCGCGGCGCAGCTCGCCGACGCTCTCGCCCGCGGCGGTGGCGAGGATGTCGAACACCGGCCACGCTGTGACGAGTTCGGAGCGGATCAGCAACCCGGCCTCCGGGCGGGACGAGTCGGCGCGGCGGCGGTCGATGCCGGCGGTGAGCGCGGTATCGACCTCGGCGTCCAGGGACGTGTGTACGCCGACGTCACGGGCCCCGGCGAGCAGCGCCTCGATCCAGTGCGGGTCGACGCGGAAGAACCGGATCGACTCCGGTGGCAGCATCGCGGGATGCGGCACCAGGTAGGTGAACGGCACCCGGCGCAGCAGGGCCAGCTCGTCCAGCCACGCCGGAAGGGTACGGGCGTGGCGTTCGGCAACCGCCTCCAGCGCTGCCACCCGCGACGGAGCGGCGAGCGCGGCGCGCGCGGCTGACTGCGTGAGGCGGGCGCGACGGGCCGGCGCAGCGGTCTGCTCGTGCGGGGTGAGCGGGCGGGCGAGCGCGTCGAGCAGCCGGGTGGCGAACCCGGGGGCGGCCAGCTCCCTCATGGTGCGCCCGTTCAGATCGCCCGGGTCGGCGGCGGCCAGCGCAGGATCGGCGGCCAGCGCCATCTGCGTCGCGGCGGTGTTGGCCAGTTCGCGCCGCGCCCGCGTCATCTCCTCGCTGTAGTCGGGGTCGCTCAGTGCCAGAGTGCGGCCCAGCGTCCAGGCGGCGGCGTAGGAGACGTCGAACAGACCGTGCTCCGGCTCGTAGATCAACGCGTGATCGGCCGTGGTCTTCGGGGTATCCCGGGCGAAGTCGCGGGTGGCGGGGGCGATGACGGGGACGAACGGGCCCCGGTACCAGCCGTAGGTGGTCTCCCCCGACAGCAGTCGGTAGGGCAGCGGGGCGTAGCCCAGCTCCAGACGGCGCCTGGTGTACTGCTCGGCGTCCGTCGTGGACCGGGCCGCCACCTGGTTGTCCGGGCGCAGGCGCAGGGCAAGGTTCTCCCGTGCCCCGGGCGGACGGCCGGGCGCCATGAGGTTGTCGAGCAGGGCTGCGGGGTCGCGTGTGCCCGCCGGGTCGTGGGTGAACGTCCAGGAATGCAGCACGCACAGCCGCACCGACCGCACATTTTCCGGTAGTTGGCCGGGGGCGAGCCTGCCGTGGAAGCCTTCCAGGGAGACCAGGTGCGCGGTGTGGGCGCCGGTCTGACTCGGCAGGCGGTTGGCGGCCAGGACGGCGTACTGTCCCTCGGTCAGGCGTTCGCCGTCATCACGTACCTGCGGCCGGGTAGCAACGTCCCGGACGTGGGCGAGGTAGTGCAGTTCCTCCTCACGCGGCACGAGGGCGGTGAACAGCTCGGCCGGGACGTCGATACTCTGGCAGCGGCTGGCCGCGACCCCGTCGTCGATGGGGCCGAGGTCGGGGCCGAGAATGCCGTCTCCGGAGTTGCGCAGCTCGGCGACGGTACGGGTGGTGGTCCGGCCCAGGCCCTCCGGGTCATCGGGAAGTTCGCCTGCGCGGAAGACCATCAGTGCCAGCCACGGCGCCTGTTGGGGCACCGCGGCCGCTGGTGCCTGTTCATGCAGCGCACGGGCCTTCAGCAGCCGTTCCCAGGGCAGGATCGACCGGTTGAGGGTGATGTGCGCGAGGGTCCGGCTGAAGTCACCGCTGGCGCCTTCGGCCGGGTAGTGGGCGTGCACCGAGGAGGGGTCGAGGACGAAGCGGACCGCGCGGATCTCGAACCGCTGTGTGGTGGCGGGGAGGGAAGCGTCCCGGAGGCGGTCGTGGCCGTCCAGCTGGTGCTGCACCGTGAGGGTGTAGACGCCGGCGGTGGCCATCGGTCGGCGGTAGTCGTGGAAGGCAACGCGGAGGTCTTCTGTGGCGCTCAACGTCGGTTCACCTCTCGGCTGCGGTGGTCATGGGCGGGTTGGTGAACGTGGTCTGCGCAAGCTCCGCGTAGCGGGTCAGTGGGTCGTCGGTGCCGGGGGCGAGTCCGAGACCGGCCAGAGCGGCGTGCACCGAGGAACGGGCCGCGGCCGTGGCCTCCGCAGCGATGCCGGTGCCCGGGGCGACGATGGCGGCGATGCTCCTCTCGTCCACCACGGACGCGGCCCCTTCCTCTTCCGAGCCCAGCAGCGGGATCGGCGCGTCCGGCCGCTTGTCGGCTTTCAGAGCCTCGGCATCGACCCGGCCGACAGACGGAGCCAGCTCGGGCCTCGGGATCTCGAAGGTGACCCCGGCCAAGCAGTTGCTGAGCAGGCCGTCGCCGTCCAGGACATCTGCCGGTTTGCGCAGTGGCGCGCCCCACATCGCCTTGGGCATGTCCTGCCGGTAAGCGGCGACCCTCCAATCGGCGAGGGAGGCTCCGATGTCGGATGTCAGGGTGACGTGGTGTTCGGAGACCACCTCCCGCAGGCCCATCGGCCGGATGTCGATGGGGCTGCCTTCGGCCCCGGGGAGGGGCTCGTCGTTGTAGATGATGCGGCTGGCGGGTACGGCGGCCTCGGTGCGCACGGCGAACCCCTCGCAGGAAACCAGCACAGGCTCGCCCGCGGCGGACCGGGCAGCGGTCTCCTCGGGGTCGACGTCGGCCAGCAGTCCCCACAGCGGGGTGAGGGACAGTGGGGCGGGCAGCTGGACCCGGAACTCCGGCCACTCGATCGCCGGTGCGCCGTCGCGGCTATTGCCGAAGTTGATGGTGAAGGTGATGAACCAGATCTTCACCTTGGCGCGGCCACCGATCGGCGGGCCCCACAGATCCAGTGACACCCCGACTTCCAGAGAGATCCGGACCCTGACGAACAGCACCTTGACGGTGGCCGCGACGCCGATGTTCAGGCCCATCGACAGGTCGAAGTAGAACGGCTTCCACTGCACCAGCGCGTCCAGCCACGCGGTGAACCACGCCTGTAGCTGGATGCCGTGCCCCTGGTCGTAGCTGGCCGACAGCTCGCCGCCGGCCATGAACGCGCCATCGGTGAGCGCCGCGTACACCTGGCCGCGGATGGTCACCGGGCCCCGCTGCCACCGCCAGCCCACCCGAGGCGGGTTGGGGTAGTAGGCGGGCCGCTTGAAGCGGGGGTGATAGCCGCCCAGGGTGAACACGAAGCCCTTGCCGCCCCCTTGCGCGGTGCGGTCCTTGCCCCAGATGTAGAGCGAGAGCCCGCCGGTGAGCTCGGCCGCCGGGTCGATGACGTACGAGCCGGGCGCAATGACCGCGTCCATCGAGAACAGGCCCTGGTCGTGGTGGTAGCCGATGGCCAGGTCGATCACGAGCCGGGCGATCGGCTGCTTGTCAGCGCTGCGGTTGCGCGGCAGATCGATGGTGGTGCGGCCGATCAGCAGCACCTTCCACGACTCACCGCCCTCGACCAGCAGCAGCGCACGGGAGCGGATGAACTCGAACGAGCTGAACTCGATCCCGCCGGCGCCCCAGTACTGGCCCTCACGCGGAGTGATCCAGCCGCCCGGTCCGGCGAGCTTCGCCAGCACCTGCTCCGGGGTCTCGCCACTGCCACTGCCGTCCAGCCGGTGCACCAGCGGAAACTGGCTCACCTGGGCGATGGTCGGGGTGCGCACGGTGCTGTTGACACCGAAACCCAGCGAGATGCCGACGACCCGGAACGGCGGCGGCCCGAACAACCCGCGCTCACCGCCGGAGATCTCACCGAACAGGAACATCGAAGACCAGCCGTCCTTGGCCTTCGCATACGAGCCGGCGGCGCGCAGCGCGAAGAACCCGGTCTCGACCGAAGCGAGCCCGACGAACTGCTCCTTGAGGCCAGGGGCGATCTCGGAGCCGGTGCGCCGTTCCACCATGCCGCTGATCCTCAGCGGCGGCTTGTCCAGCTGCACACCCGCGCCGCGCAGCCGGGGCTCGACGTTCAACTCCCCGTCGATCGCGAGCCCAAGTCCCAGCAGGACCAGCTGGACCGGCCCGAGTGTCATGACGGCATCGAAGGCCACGGTCAGCCAGCCGTTGGCGTAGCCGAGGCTGACCTGGCTGATGCGGACCGGTCCGGATGCCTGATCCAGCTGCTGGGCGGAGTCGCTGCGCTCCTGCCCCGCGGCGGCGCGTTCCCGTCCCAGCACCACCGCGTCCCCGGATGCGTCCGGCGACGCCGGGGCATCGGGGCGGCTCAGTGGCCGCGGAGGAGGGGGAGGAGGGGAAGCCCCGGTGCCGTTCGGCCGCACGACCAGCGGCGCCAGCGCTTTGCCGCCAATCGTCAGCGAGGCCCAGACAAGCAGGCCACGTACCAGCGGCTCCGCCGGCGGCACGGGGAGCAGGCCCTCGTTGGCCCCCGGCAGGCCCCTCAGCAACGCGTTCAGAGCCTGGACTCGGGCTGCCGGCCATGCGCTATCGGCGTAGAGGAACTGCACCCCCGTCACGACCACGTCGCCGGCTGGCGGAATGGCCTCTCCCACCAGGGGAAGGTCGGACATCCGGGCCCCCACTTCCCCCCGCACCGCCACCAGCCGAGCCGCCGTCGTCGGGCCTTGACCCTCCGTCGGCACCGACGCCACCACCACCCCCACCCGTCCCACTGCCACCGACACGACCAGCCAGCCCGGTGCGGAAGGAACAGTGGGGAAGCGATAGGTGCACGATGCCGAATGGAACGCGGGAACGAAGGGGGCAAGGTCGGAGGGCACCTCGACACCCACGGCGGCGGCCAAGTGAGACAGCGTCAGTTCCTCACCGCTGTTCTCCATGGCTGCGCTCAGTTCCCAGACTCCTTTGCTCGGGTTGCCGATAGCGCCCAGGAACCCGAGCCGGATACGTTCGCCTTCGTCACCGCCCTGCGCGGGCGCCTCCAGGACCAGGCGCGCCGTGTACTCCTGGGCATACCCCTGGCCGTCGGACCGCTTGGTCAGCGCCACCTTGACGTCGAGGTCGGCGGTGATGTCACCCAGCTGGAGCCGGGTGTCGACCTCCACTCGGAACCCGGAGCTTGCGGCGCCCCTGTCATACGCCAGCACAAGGCGCTCCACGATGACGTCTTTGAGGAAAGGTGGCAGGTCAGCGTCGAAAAGCCCGAAGAACTCCTCAAGGAGGTTCCCCTCCTTCCCGGAACCAGGCTCCACAATGAATTCAAAGCTCTTCTGCCACGCGTTGAAGCCGAGCACAGAGGTGATGAGGAGCGATTCCCCGCCCTGAGTGGGGAGCTCCGCCTGAGCATAGACCTCGCGAACGGCGGCGCCATCCAGCATGCCGATCTTGTAGACCAGCCGGAGGTCCTGAAGCCCGATGCCACTGAGGATCGACATCACGGGATGGTCCTTCAGCGACAGGGCGATCCGAACACCCACGATTTCGACGCCGTCGGCCACGGAATCCGAGTCATCGTCAGCGAAGAACCGCAGGGAGACCAATGGCGCGTTCGGAGCAACGGCCCCCCTGAGACACAGGTTCCCCGCGTCCGGGTCGACGTCAGTGAGGCTGTCTCCGATGGTGAACCAGTCTGTGAGAGCCTTGATATTCACCGCATTCTTGAGGTCCCCCAACTCGTCCGGGAGCCCATCAGGGAGACTCAGATCCCCATTCGATGAAATACTGCCCAGCCATTCCTTGAGCATGCCGACAGTCATCACCACAGCGCATTCCTCCCGAACATTTGACCAGGCCGGGCGCGGGCCGCGGCAAGCACTGAACGCGAAGTGCCAGCGAACACTATCAGCGCCGCAATAGACCCGCATCGGAGATAATTGAGCCAGATGGGAGGCGGCATTTTCTAACGCTTTTGTCAATGTTCACAACGGAGTTTGATCGCTTTATTGCCGTACTAGGCGATCTGTCGGCAATGTACCCATCAAGACGATCATAGATCTGTATCGAAATAGGCCGAAAAGTCGCTTCTGCGGAGCATCGAGGTGGCGCCTAAAGATCACCTAATGGCGTCCAAAAACAGCCTCTAGCCTTCGCGGCGAGACTAGGGCACGATGCATTTCCCCACTATTCACCTGCACCTTTGCTAATTTAAGAAGCAGCCGCACACCCCCCGAACAAAAAGCCCCGAAAGTCGGATCACGAACCGAATCCTCGACACAGTCACAAAGGATCCCGACCATGACGATGGCAGCGCCCGTAAACCTCTACCACGGCGGCACCAAGGACACCAGGTGCCCCAGATGCAACTACGGGAGAAACAAGGGAAATCCGCGACACAGCATTCCGGAGATCACCGACAGTCAAGGGCTGCGTAATGCTGTCGGCGAGCTACGCAACGCACTCCTGGCATCAGGCGAGTTCAAGACGCGATCCTTCATGCTGGGAGTTCTGGAGGCAAAGGTGCGCGGCCAAGAATACTACCTCGCAGCCTGCAGCAACAATCACATCGACATTGGGCCGCACCTCAAGGAAATCACGCAACACAAAGGAAAGTGGAAAGCCGCAAACCGAAGGACTCCCGAAGTCGACTTTGGAAGTACCCCGCTGAAGTGGAAGTCGGGGACAACGGGCAATCCGGAGCCTGAGTGGCGAACCATCAAATGGGAGAAAGTTGACATCCCCTTGCCGGAGAATACTCACAATGAGGTCAGCAGAAGAAGCGTCAATGACCTGAACAAGTCGTGTGCCGCAATGAAGCTCCTGCTCGAACTGGGCGATCTGCTGCGCCAGAATCAAGCCTGGGGACCGGTCGAGTATGTGCGGATGAGCGAGCAGGTCTACGCGGCCCCGGAGGATCCTGAAGGCCTTCGCACGTGGCACGGAAAGGGGGCAACCTGCTCCTGGACCGCCCACTCCTGCGACGGGTGCATGGAGCGTATCCCGTACCTGATTTGCGATGTCCCCGCCAACTGGATGCCCAACTGACGTCACCGCCTGCATCAGGACGACGAGAAGTCCTTCATCGTCCTGATGCAAGTGCAGGGTGCCGCGGCCCGGTTGCTGCGTTCCCTTGACGACGTCGCGCTCGGAGAGTTGAAGCAAGCGGGTCATGAGGGGGACGAGCCCAGAGGCGACGAGGCATGCGGCCCGCTGCCCTCGGCTGGAGCACTCGCCCCGCCGCCTGCGGGACGCCGGCAGCCAGGCCGTGGGCCAGGTGATCGACGCCCACCCCCTGGATCTCCTTCGGACACTGGTCGAGCCACGCAGGCAGACGAGGTGACCCGTCCTGACCGCCCCGCGCCTCGTCGAGGAGTTCTTCCACCGGGACTGGGAGAGCTGGGCTCGCCACAAGGTAGGCGTTCCGGTCTTCAAGCTCTACGCGCGCAACGACGAAGAGTGAGATGTTGGACGGCGGGCGAGCCACTAATGGCACGAAATGGAACATGGCGCCACAGTGCGTGGTTCGCCTCCCGCGTGTTCCGGGCGGGTTGGGATGGGCTCCCCTGTGCGTGGGTCGAAGCGCAGTCGGGTCTGCACGATCCGGCGCAGGGCGGCGTTGGCCTGCCGGTCGCCGCCGCGGTTGAGGCGACGGTACTGCCGAGTGCCCGAGGAGCGTTCTACGGGGCTGACCCCGCACAGCGCGGCGAAGGACGCCTCACTGTGCAGACGTTCCGGGTTGTCCCCCATCGTGATCAGCAAAGTGACGGCCGTATCCGGGCCGATGCCCATCACACCTCTGCCCGGCTCCAGGTTCTCGTCAACGACCTCGTCTGGGCCGGCGGTCAGACCGACGCCGGGCCCACAGTCGTCCCGGTCACCTGGTGAGAGGCTGAAGGGCCTGATTGCCGAACCGTCTGTGGGGGACGTGCAAGTACTCTCACCGCCGTGCTCAATGAACGTCCTGCCTGCCGCTGTGTGATCTGTCATGACTACGGCGATCGAGACGAGCTGATCGCATGGACCTGCGGACAGTCCGCTGGTACCGAGAGTTCTTCGGGCGCGCGATCTCCATCTACCGCGGCCCCCGTTCCCGGTCATGCGAGTGGTGTGGCCCGACGCCCAAGGCCGCTTCCTCTGGCAGCGGGAACCGCCGGGCATTACCAGCAGTCCCAGCCCCAGTTGTGGTTGAAGCCGGCTGAGCACCCGGAAGGGGTCTGAGCCTCACTTGCGACCAGTTGAGGGGCCGCAGGGTCTCCGCGGACGGCAGGTCAGGCGAGTAAGACCCGCTCCCGGAGCGAGCGGAGCCCGCCGGCCGAACATCTGGCGCTTGAACATCTTGATTCGGTTCACATTGCCTTCGATGGAACCCGGGTTCCCGGGCAGGGTCAGGCCAGCGATGACTTCGTCGCGGTCGCGGTCGATGCCAGCGGCAAGGGTGTGGAGGCTGGGCAGGTCGTCCTGCTGGACGGGCGCCCGGTCCCGGCAGACGACCTCAACGCCTGGCCTTTGGGCAAGCCACGGGGCAAGGGTTGACGCCTCCCGGTCAGGAAGCAGGTCGACGGCTCGGCGCCTCTCGATGTCCGCGAGGCCGGTCCCGTAGTGGCGCCCCTTGCGGGTCGCGTACTCGTCGACGCCGACCACCCGCGGCGCGAGCACGTCCGGCTCAGGAAGCGCGCCGACCAGGCGCAGGACCGTGCTGCGGCTGACGGACACACCGAAGCCGGAGGCCAGTCGGGCGCTGGCCCGGCCCGCCAGGGCGAGACCGAACCGCCGCCAAGGCGCAACCGTTCAGTCCGCTGGATCCTGCCGGTTGCTGAACGCTTTCATCGCCCAGGCGCTCACCTCCGCGCCCACAGCTCCCGCAACGCCGTATTGACGGCCTCCGGCTGCTGCGTGTGCGGGTAGTACCCGGGCACGACGAGATGGTCGGCGCCCAGCTCCTCGGCGAGGAACTCCGCGCAGGCGACCAGCGGTTCGCCCGCGTACTCCTTGTACAGCGCGGGCGCGCCTGCCCAGTCCCCCGAGATCAGCAGCTTCGGCCAGGGCGCGGCCGCCAGTGGTTCCAGCGCGATCTCGGCGTCCCAGCAGGGGCGTTCGGCCATCGACGAGGCGGCGGCGCGCAGCCGCTCCGGGGTTGGTTCCGGCGCGGCCATCCCCAGCGCCTCGGTGGAGGCCAGCAGAAAGTCCTCCGGCGAGAAGTCGGCGGGCAGTTCCGCCGTGCCTGCCCTGGCCCGTTCCAGGGCGGCCGCGACGACCGGGTGGCCGGCGGCGGGCCGCAGGGCGCCGGGCTGGATCAGAGTGAGCGATCGCACCAGATCGGGCCGGCGCGCGGCGGCGACCAGCGCGCTCACTCCGCCGTACGCATGTCCGACCAGATGGCCGCCGTCGCCCAGCAGCCGGATGATGTCATCGGCGTCGGTCTCGTAGTCGCTGTGCTCGATATCGGGGCTGCGCCCGTATCCGCGGCGGTCCATCAGCAGCAAGCGGTGGCGGTCGGCGAGCGGGCGCTGCGCCGCGAAGCCGTAGTGCTCGTCGTCGCCCCAGGTCAGGATCCCGTGCGCAAACACCGCCCGCGGGCCCCGGCCCTCGGTCTCGTCCCACACGGTCACATGTATGCCGTCGTCCACTGAGCCGTCATCCACTGAGGCTTTCGCCAAGTCGTTCCCTAAGCCGCCCATCGGGTCGTTCATCGAGTCGCCCATACGCCGTCCCCTACCCGTGTGCGATCACCGCAACAGCGCCCCTGGACCCATGTGACACATGCCACGCGAGGCAGTGAGCCGACACCCGCTCCGGGCGCCGACTACTTCTACCTGAAGCACTGGCTCACCGCCACCGAACCCGCCGAGAGCCACGGCCCCCGTGGACCGTGCCTCTCTCGCGTTCACGTCTCAGCTGCCCCTATGGCGGGGATCATGACTGTGTGGGCCTGACCAGGTGAAGCACCTCTCGGGCAACGTAGCGTTTGAGGCATCGGACGATCTCGCGCCGGGTCTTGCCCTCCTGGATGCGGCGCGCGTAGTAGTCCCGGTGCGCGGGTCGTAGGGCAGACAGGTCTGCACGATCCGGTGCAGGGCGGCATTGGCCTGCCGGTCGCCCCACGGTTGAGCCGACGGTGATGATGGCGTCCCGAGGAGCGCTCGATGGGGCTGACCCCGCACAGCGCGGCGAAGGACGCCTCACTGCCCAGACGTTCCGGATTGGCCCCGATCGTGATCAGCAAGGTGACGGCACTGTCCGGACCGATGCCCACCGAGGCGAGCAACTGCGGGAAATGGCACTTCACGTGCCGGGCCAGATGGTCTTCCAGCGCACGGATCTGCCCGGTCAGCTGCTCTGGTGGGGATCGGCGGTCCGGGGCGAGCGGGGTTTCTCGCATGTGGCGGCAACGTGTGGCGTGGGTGGGGACTCAGGGCTCGATGACGAGGCGTTCGATGAGGCCGTCGCGGAGTGTGAACTGGTAGCGCAGATCGATGGTCCCGCCGGGGAAGTTGCCCTCAAGGTGGTGGGTGGCGATGTAGCGGGTTGCGTCGATCTGCTGGGCGCCGGTGAGGTGGATGGTGTAGCTGAATTCGGTGGCGGATCGGTCGAGCCATTCCCCGATCGCCTCGGTGCCCTCGTAGGTGCTGCCGTCGTCGATCACTGTGGCTTCGCTGGTGAACGCCGTGATTGCGGTTGCGGTGTCGTGGGCGCGGTGCGCTTTCAGGTAGCGGGTGATCACCTCGGGCAGGGAGTCCGGGGTGCTGGTTCGGGGCTGGTTGTCGTGCATGACGCTCCCTGGGGTGGTGGCAGGTTCAGACGGTGGGGGTGGTGCCGCCGTCGATGACGTGTTCGGCACCGACGATGGCCGAGGCGCGGTCGGAGACGAGGAAGGCGACGAGCTCGGCGACTTCCTCAGGCCGGTTGGGACGGCCCAGCGGGATACCGCCCAGGGAGTCCATGAGCCGGCCCAGCGCCGCTTCCTGGGTGATGTCTGCGTCGTGGGCGATCCGGGCGACAAGGTTGTCGGCGGCCGAGGTCTGCACGAAGCCGGGCGAGACGGTGTTGACACGGACGCCGTGCGGGGCGACCTCGTTGGCCAGGCCCTTGCTGTAGGTGGTCAGGGCGGCCTTGGCGGCGGCGTAGGCCAGGGTTCCGTTCCACAGCGGCATGCGGCGCTGGATCGAGGTGACGTGCACGATCACGCCCTTGCCCGTGGCGATCATGTGCGGCAGGAGTGCGCGGTCCAGGCGGACAGCGGCCAGCAGGTTCGTGTTCAGCTCCCTGGCCCAGTCGTCCTCTCCGAGCGCTGCGAACCCTCCAGCCGGCGACTCGGACCCGCCGAGGGTGTTGACCAGGATGTCGACGCCTCCCACGCGGGCGTCCACCTCGGCGGCGACGTGGGCTGCGCCCTGGGCGGTGGACAGGTCGGCGGTGATGAACGCATTCTCCTCGACGTCGTCGGGGCGGCTGCGGGCGGTGACCAGTACGTTTGCGCCGGCCTGGGTGAGCCGTCGGGCGATGGCGGCTCCGGCGCCCTTGGTGCCGCCGGTGACCAGAGCGCATCGACCTTCGAGGGATTCGCTGATGGACGTGGTCACGGTGTGCTCCGTTCCCGGGAGCGGACACAGAAGGCACCGCTCCCGTCGTTACTGCTAAAATAGCACCCACTAACTTCGAATTTAGCAGCAACTGAGGGGATGGTCGCCGTGGCAAGCCGGATCAGGCTGTCGGACCGAGAGTGCCCACTGTCTACGACGGTGGAACACGTAGGCGAGTGGTGGACGCTGCTGATCCTCCACGACGCCTTTGACGGCTACACCCGCTTCGACCAGTTCCAGGAGAGCCTGGGCATCTCCTCCAGCATGCTCACCACCCGGCTGAAAACCCTCGTCGCGGACGGGCTACTGGAGCGCCGGCCCTACCAGTCCAACCCCGTACGCCACGAGTACGTCCTCACCGAACTCGGACACTCCCTGCGACCGGTGATCGTCGCCCTGGCCGCATGGGGCAACTCCCGCCTCACATCGGCCGAACGCAGCATGATCCTCATCGACGCGCACAGCGGCGAGGAAGTCGAGCCCGTCGTCGTCGACGCCAAGACCGGCCACCGACTCGACGACAGCGCCACCTACGTCTTCACCGCAGGCCCCGCGGCCAGCGACGCCATGCGCCACCGCTACGCGACACGACCGGCCACCTCCGCGGAGGCGTAAGGCTGGTCCGGACATGCACCGAACGACCTTGCCCAGGGCCGGGACGCACAGGTCGTAACTGATCGACCAGGCAACACCGGCTCGCCGGCAGCCCGACCACACCTCGACCGGTGCGACCGGCGCGACCGGTGCCGCCCGGCATCCGCGATGGCGCACGCTCCCGGGACGCACTCCTCCTGCTGTGGGCGCGGAGTCGGGTTGTTCTGCCGCCCTTCCTGCGCCGTGGTCTGCTGGATCACCGTGGCGATGCTGGAGCCGCCCTCACGGCCGGACCCCGCCTCTGGAATCCACACGTGTCGCCAAACCCCTCGACTGGTCGGCCGGCTGGTCCAGTTGGGCCACGGTGTGTTCCT contains these protein-coding regions:
- a CDS encoding DUF6603 domain-containing protein, which gives rise to MTVGMLKEWLGSISSNGDLSLPDGLPDELGDLKNAVNIKALTDWFTIGDSLTDVDPDAGNLCLRGAVAPNAPLVSLRFFADDDSDSVADGVEIVGVRIALSLKDHPVMSILSGIGLQDLRLVYKIGMLDGAAVREVYAQAELPTQGGESLLITSVLGFNAWQKSFEFIVEPGSGKEGNLLEEFFGLFDADLPPFLKDVIVERLVLAYDRGAASSGFRVEVDTRLQLGDITADLDVKVALTKRSDGQGYAQEYTARLVLEAPAQGGDEGERIRLGFLGAIGNPSKGVWELSAAMENSGEELTLSHLAAAVGVEVPSDLAPFVPAFHSASCTYRFPTVPSAPGWLVVSVAVGRVGVVVASVPTEGQGPTTAARLVAVRGEVGARMSDLPLVGEAIPPAGDVVVTGVQFLYADSAWPAARVQALNALLRGLPGANEGLLPVPPAEPLVRGLLVWASLTIGGKALAPLVVRPNGTGASPPPPPPRPLSRPDAPASPDASGDAVVLGRERAAAGQERSDSAQQLDQASGPVRISQVSLGYANGWLTVAFDAVMTLGPVQLVLLGLGLAIDGELNVEPRLRGAGVQLDKPPLRISGMVERRTGSEIAPGLKEQFVGLASVETGFFALRAAGSYAKAKDGWSSMFLFGEISGGERGLFGPPPFRVVGISLGFGVNSTVRTPTIAQVSQFPLVHRLDGSGSGETPEQVLAKLAGPGGWITPREGQYWGAGGIEFSSFEFIRSRALLLVEGGESWKVLLIGRTTIDLPRNRSADKQPIARLVIDLAIGYHHDQGLFSMDAVIAPGSYVIDPAAELTGGLSLYIWGKDRTAQGGGKGFVFTLGGYHPRFKRPAYYPNPPRVGWRWQRGPVTIRGQVYAALTDGAFMAGGELSASYDQGHGIQLQAWFTAWLDALVQWKPFYFDLSMGLNIGVAATVKVLFVRVRISLEVGVSLDLWGPPIGGRAKVKIWFITFTINFGNSRDGAPAIEWPEFRVQLPAPLSLTPLWGLLADVDPEETAARSAAGEPVLVSCEGFAVRTEAAVPASRIIYNDEPLPGAEGSPIDIRPMGLREVVSEHHVTLTSDIGASLADWRVAAYRQDMPKAMWGAPLRKPADVLDGDGLLSNCLAGVTFEIPRPELAPSVGRVDAEALKADKRPDAPIPLLGSEEEGAASVVDERSIAAIVAPGTGIAAEATAAARSSVHAALAGLGLAPGTDDPLTRYAELAQTTFTNPPMTTAAER
- a CDS encoding transposase: MSVSRSTVLRLVGALPEPDVLAPRVVGVDEYATRKGRHYGTGLADIERRRAVDLLPDREASTLAPWLAQRPGVEVVCRDRAPVQQDDLPSLHTLAAGIDRDRDEVIAGLTLPGNPGSIEGNVNRIKMFKRQMFGRRAPLAPGAGLTRLTCRPRRPCGPSTGRK
- a CDS encoding alpha/beta fold hydrolase is translated as MHVTVWDETEGRGPRAVFAHGILTWGDDEHYGFAAQRPLADRHRLLLMDRRGYGRSPDIEHSDYETDADDIIRLLGDGGHLVGHAYGGVSALVAAARRPDLVRSLTLIQPGALRPAAGHPVVAAALERARAGTAELPADFSPEDFLLASTEALGMAAPEPTPERLRAAASSMAERPCWDAEIALEPLAAAPWPKLLISGDWAGAPALYKEYAGEPLVACAEFLAEELGADHLVVPGYYPHTQQPEAVNTALRELWARR
- a CDS encoding transposase, which codes for MRETPLAPDRRSPPEQLTGQIRALEDHLARHVKCHFPQLLASVGIGPDSAVTLLITIGANPERLGSEASFAALCGVSPIERSSGRHHHRRLNRGATGRPMPPCTGSCRPVCPTTRAPGLLRAPHPGGQDPARDRPMPQTLRCPRGASPGQAHTVMIPAIGAAET
- a CDS encoding nuclear transport factor 2 family protein; protein product: MHDNQPRTSTPDSLPEVITRYLKAHRAHDTATAITAFTSEATVIDDGSTYEGTEAIGEWLDRSATEFSYTIHLTGAQQIDATRYIATHHLEGNFPGGTIDLRYQFTLRDGLIERLVIEP